The Entelurus aequoreus isolate RoL-2023_Sb linkage group LG23, RoL_Eaeq_v1.1, whole genome shotgun sequence genome has a window encoding:
- the LOC133640802 gene encoding probable carboxypeptidase X1 isoform X3: MTPRGRRTPEESGIEDGDLYDGAWCADYKDRNQWLEVDALHLTRFTGVILQGRSTIWRQDWVETYKVQLSNDSISWESSMNGTQEAIFEGNNDAETPVLGILPVPVVARYIRINPQSWLAEGDICLRAEIVGCRVHETQPAKDAAPKDALDFRHHNYMEMRKLMKAVSEECPDITRIYTIGKSYMGLKLYVMEMSDHPGKHELGEPEFRYVAGMHGNEVLGRELVLNLMQYICREYKKGNQRIVRLVTETRIHLFPSMNPDGYEVAYKKGSELAGWGEGRYSYEGIDLNHNFPDLNHLMWDAQEAAEDPSKVPNHYIPIPEYYTKEDALVAPETRAVISWMQDIPFVLSANLHGGELVVTYPYDGTYGWAPHADTPTTDNAFFRWLATVYASTNLAMANPERRLCHNEDFQKYNNVINGGAWHNVPGSMNDFSYMHTNCFEVTVELSCDKYPHASELPVEWENNKESLIIYMEQVHRGIKGVVRDKESKKGIADAVIKVEDHEHDIRSAADGDYWRLLNPGEYKVVVWAEGYFPAVRHCHVGMEPRATVCDFSLTQTPIQRLKEIRAKGGKIPQDLQLRLRALRSRKLRASTKAINRRRESQREQGRKARRASGDGRL, from the exons TCTGGCATCGAGGACGGGGATCTGTATGACGGTGCCTGGTGTGCCGACTACAAAGACCGGAACCAGTGGCTGGAGGTGGACGCCCTGCACCTCACCCGCTTCACCGGTGTCATCCTGCAGGGCCGCAGCACCATCTGGAG GCAGGACTGGGTGGAGACCTACAAAGTCCAGCTGAGCAACGACTCCATAAGCTGGGAAAGCAGCATGAACGGGACACAAGAAGCG ATATTTGAGGGCAACAACGACGCAGAGACTCCGGTGCTGGGGATCCTTCCCGTCCCGGTGGTGGCACGTTACATCCGCATCAACCCGCAGAGCTGGTTGGCCGAAGGCGACATCTGCCTCCGAGCCGAGATAGTCGGGTGCCGGGTCCACG AAACGCAGCCGGCGAAAGACGCCGCGCCGAAAGACGCTCTGGATTTCCGCCACCACAACTACATGGAGATGAGAAAG TTGATGAAGGCGGTGTCCGAGGAGTGTCCTGACATCACGCGCATCTACACCATCGGCAAAAGCTACATGGGCCTCAAACTCTACGTCATGGAGATGTCCGACCATCCCGGCAAGCACGAACTTG GTGAGCCGGAGTTCCGCTACGTGGCGGGGATGCACGGCAACGAGGTCCTGGGCCGCGAGCTGGTGCTCAACCTGATGCAGTACATTTGCCGGGAGTACAAGAAAGGCAACCAACGCATCGTCCGGCTGGTCACCGAGACGCGGATCCACCTTTTTCCCTCCATGAACCCGGACGGATACGAAGTGGCTTACAAGAAG GGTTCCGAACTGGCCGGTTGGGGTGAGGGACGGTACAGCTATGAAGGGATAGACCTGAACCACAACTTCCCAGATCTGAACCACCTCATGTGGGACGCTCAGGAGGCGGCTGAGGACCCATCCAAAGTGCCCAACCACTACATCCCCATCCCAGAATACTACACCAAGGAGGACGCTCTG GTTGCTCCAGAGACGCGTGCCGTCATCAGCTGGATGCAGGACATACCCTTTGTGCTGAGTGCCAATCTGCACGGGGGCGAGCTGGTGGTGACATACCCCTACGACGGGACCTACGGCTGGGCGCCCCATGCCGACACGCCCACCACCGACAACGCTTTCTTCCGCTGGCTGGCCACCGTCTACGCCTCCACCAACCTGGCCATGGCCAACCCCGAGCGCCGCCTCTGCCACAACGAGGACTTCCAGAAGTACAACAATGTCATCAACGGCGGCGCCTGGCACAACGTCCCTGGAA GTATGAACGATTTCAGTTACATGCACACCAACTGCTTCGAGGTGACGGTGGAACTGTCCTGCGACAAGTACCCCCACGCCAGCGAGCTTCCGGTGGAGTGGGAGAACAACAAGGAGTCCCTGATCATCTACATGGAGCAG GTCCACAGAGGCATTAAAGGGGTGGTGAGGGACAAGGAGAGCAAAAAAGGAATAGCAGACGCTGTAATCAAGGTAGAGGACCACGAACATGACATCAGATCAG CCGCCGACGGGGACTACTGGCGCCTCCTGAACCCGGGCGAGTACAAGGTGGTGGTCTGGGCCGAGGGTTACTTCCCGGCCGTGCGTCACTGCCACGTGGGGATGGAGCCCCGGGCCACCGTCTGCGACTTCAGCCTGACCCAGACGCCCATCCAGAGGCTGAAAGAGATCCGGGCCAAGGGGGGCAAGATCCCGCAGGACCTGCAGCTGCGCCTGCGGGCGCTGAGGTCACGGAAACTCCGCGCCAGCACGAAGGCCATCAACCGGCGCCGGGAGAGCCAGCGGGAGCAGGGGCGGAAGGCCCGGCGGGCCTCTGGGGACGGCAGATTATGA